From Scomber japonicus isolate fScoJap1 chromosome 22, fScoJap1.pri, whole genome shotgun sequence, one genomic window encodes:
- the LOC128383585 gene encoding NXPE family member 3-like, which produces MVSFCCPKYAAIFVFLAVFVFIYVFFNTDVLEFQHKGSLTVPVPRRHLTHRFCSFEPLSPEDALEERLLLDSIAWPETPSLPAPLSLEQTTDPAHSRFTVLPERGGQQWHVGDQLEVMIKMYDFRGRPKKSGGDVLFARLHNRALGAGVAGKVLDHLNGSYSAVFSLLWEGSAQVEVTLVHPSEAVTVLKRLNREQPDRIRFKSVFRSGSVSETTICNICLRLTAQPQCNFTDLTTGEPWFCYKPKNLSCDTRITSYVDGLKGKLEVNEEKLFKSGINMKVSIRPSGSSSVIVLPKNKDQPEVKSNIVQSGPVGYYYKNVWQSVSGPTVRQFNSPSVINQCLKGKMVHLYGDSTVRQWFEYFNKALPDLKQFNLHSSVKVGPFKALNYADNILVTYRFHGPPVCTYASVPTIELHYIANEIDRLVGGANTVVVFGIWAHLSSFPTELYIRRLQNIRRAVVRLLNRAPDTLVIIRTGHPRALIPSFVLVSSDWYSLQHDKVLRAMFKGLNVHLVDAWEMVLAHRLPHNIHPEPPIIKNMINVILSYICPQKSS; this is translated from the exons TTTCAGCATAAAGGAAGCCTCACCGTTCCTGTCCCAAGACGTCACCTCACCCACCGCTTCTGCAGCTTCGAGCCGCTGTCCCCTGAGGATGCTCTGGAGGAGCGCCTCCTATTAGACTCCATTGCTTGGCCCGAAACTCCATCCTTGCCAGCTCCTCTTTCCCTGGAACAGACCACTGATCCTGCCCACAGCAGGTTCACTGTTCTCCCAGAGAGGGGTGGACAACAGTGGCACGTAGGGGATCAGCTGGAAGTTATGATCAAAATGTACGATTTCCGGGGACGTCCCAAGAAGTCTGGGGGAGATGTCTTATTTGCCCGTCTGCACAATCGAGCACTTGGTGCAGGTGTGGCTGGGAAAGTGTTGGATCATCTCAATGGCTCCTACTCGGCTGTATTTTCTTTACTCTGGGAGGGAAGCGCACAGGTTGAG GTGACACTGGTTCACCCCAGTGAGGCTGTCACAGTGCTGAAAAGGCTAAACAGAGAACAGCCGGATAGGATTCGTTTCAAGAGTGTCTTCCGCTCAGGCTCAGTCTCTGAAACTACCATCTGTAATATCTGCCTGCGCCTAACAGCGCAGCCACAGTGTAACTTCACTGACCTCACTACAGGTGAGCCCTGGTTTTGCTACAAGCCAAAGAACCTGAGCTGTGATACCAGGATCACCAGCTACGTTGATGGGTTAAAAGGGAAACTCGAGGTTAATGAGGAGAAGCTCTTTAAAAG TGGTATTAACATGAAAGTCTCCATTCGACCTTCAGGATCTTCCAGTGTCATCGTGTTGCCAAAAAATAAAG ATCAACCGGAGGTGAAGAGCAATATTGTGCAGTCTGGACCTGTTGGCTATTACTACAAGAATGTGTGGCAGTCAGTAAGTGGCCCCACAGTCCGCCAGTTCAACAGTCCTTCTGTTATCAACCAATGTCTGAAAGGCAAGATGGTCCACCTGTATGGAGACTCTACCGTCAGGCAGTGGTTTGAATATTTCAACAAAGCACTACCAG ATCTCAAGCAGTTTAACCTGCACAGTTCAGTCAAAGTCGGACCTTTCAAGGCCTTAAACTATGCAGACAACATTTTGGTGACGTACAGATTCCATGGTCCTCCTGTCTGCACATATGCCAGCGTCCCAACTATCGAACTGCACTACATTGCCAATGAAATAGACCGTTTAGTCGGCGGAGCTAACACCGTTGTAGTTTTTGGCATCTGGGCACACCTCAGCAGTTTCCCCACCGAGCTCTACATCCGACGGCTGCAGAACATCCGCAGGGCAGTGGTGCGGCTGTTGAACAGGGCTCCAGACACTCTGGTTATAATCCGGACTGGACACCCCAGAGCTTTGATACCTTCTTTTGTACTGGTCAGCAGCGACTGGTATTCGCTGCAGCATGACAAGGTGCTCAGGGCCATGTTCAAAGGGCTGAATGTTCACCTGGTAGATGCCTGGGAGATGGTCTTGGCCCACCGCCTGCCACATAACATCCATCCAGAACCTCCCATTATTAAGAATATGATCAACGTCATCTTGTCCTACATATGCCCTCAAAAGAGCAGctag
- the LOC128383586 gene encoding NXPE family member 3-like — protein sequence MVSFNCPKYAAIFVFLAVFVFFFVLFNTDVLEFQHKGSLTFPVPRRHLTHHFCSFEPLSPEDALEERLLLDSIAWPETPSLPAPVSLEQTTDPAHSRFTVLPERGGQQWHVGDQLEVMIKMYDFRGRPKKSGGDVLFARLHNRALGAGVAGKVLDHLNGSYSAVFSLLWEGSAQVAVTLVHPSEAVTVLKRLNREQPDRIRFQSVFRSGSVSETTTCNICLRPTAQPQCNFTDLTTGEPWFCYKPKNLSCDTRITNYNGGYQGKLEVNENKLFKIGINIKVSIRPSGSSSVTVLPKNKDQPEVNSNIVQSGPVGYYYKNVWQSLSGPTVRQFNTPSVINQCLKGKMVHLYGDSTVRQWFEYLNQALPDLKQLNLQSSKKAGPFLALNYAENILVTFQYHGPPLRSSSISAIELQYIANQVDRLVGGANTVVVFGVWAHFGTFPTELYIRRLQTIRRAVVRLLNRAPDTLVIIRTGNPKTVTPAIAMSNSDWYSLQRDKVLRAMFKGLNVHLVDAWEMVLAHYLPNNLHPQPPIIKNMINVILSYICPQKSS from the exons ATGGTCAGCTTTAACTGTCCCAAGTATGCTGCCATCTTCGTTTTCCTGGCtgtgtttgtcttcttcttcgtgCTTTTTAACACGGACGTCCTGGAG TTTCAGCATAAAGGAAGCCTCACCTTCCCTGTCCCAAGACGTCACCTCACCCACCACTTCTGCAGCTTCGAGCCGCTGTCCCCTGAGGATGCTCTGGAGGAACGTCTCCTATTAGACTCCATTGCTTGGCCTGAAACTCCATCCTTGCCAGCTCCTGTTTCCCTGGAGCAGACCACTGATCCTGCCCACAGCAGGTTCACTGTTCTCCCAGAGAGGGGTGGACAACAGTGGCATGTAGGGGATCAGCTGGAAGTTATGATCAAAATGTACGACTTCCGGGGACGTCCCAAGAAGTCTGGGGGAGACGTCTTATTTGCCCGTCTGCACAATCGAGCACTTGGTGCAGGTGTGGCTGGGAAAGTGTTGGATCATCTCAATGGCTCCTACTCAGCTGTATTTTCTTTACTCTGGGAGGGAAGCGCACAGGTTGCG GTGACACTGGTTCACCCCAGTGAGGCTGTCACAGTGCTGAAAAGGCTAAACAGAGAACAGCCGGATAGGATTCGTTTCCAGAGTGTCTTCCGCTCAGGCTCAGTCTCTGAAACTACCACCTGTAATATCTGCCTGCGTCCAACAGCGCAGCCACAGTGTAACTTCACTGACCTCACTACAGGTGAGCCCTGGTTTTGCTACAAGCCAAAGAACCTGAGCTGTGATACCAGGATCACCAACTACAATGGTGGGTATCAAGGGAAACTCGAGGTTAATGAGAACAAGCTCTTTAAAAT TGGTATTAACATCAAAGTCTCCATTCGACCTTCAGGATCTTCCAGTGTCACCGTGTTGCCAAAAAATAAAG ATCAACCGGAGGTGAATAGCAATATTGTGCAGTCTGGACCTGTTGGCTATTACTACAAGAATGTGTGGCAGTCATTAAGTGGCCCCACAGTCCGCCAGTTCAACACTCCTTCTGTTATCAACCAATGTCTGAAAGGCAAGATGGTCCACCTGTATGGAGACTCTACCGTCAGACAGTGGTTTGAATATCTCAACCAAGCACTACCAG ATCTCAAGCAGTTAAACCTGCAAAGTTCAAAGAAAGCCGGACCTTTCTTGGCCTTAAACTATGCAGAGAACATTTTGGTGACCTTCCAATACCATGGTCCTCCTCTCCGTTCTTCCAGCATCTCAGCTATCGAACTGCAGTACATTGCCAATCAAGTAGACCGTTTAGTCGGCGGCGCTAACACCGTTGTGGTTTTTGGTGTCTGGGCACACTTTGGCACTTTCCCCACTGAGCTCTACATCCGACGGCTGCAGACCATCCGCAGGGCAGTGGTGCGGCTGTTGAACAGGGCTCCAGACACTCTGGTTATAATCCGGACTGGAAACCCCAAAACTGTGACGCCTGCTATTGCAATGTCCAACAGCGACTGGTATTCGCTGCAGCGTGACAAGGTGCTCAGGGCCATGTTCAAAGGGCTGAATGTTCACCTGGTAGATGCCTGGGAGATGGTCTTGGCCCACTACCTGCCTAATAACCTCCATCCACAACCTCCCATTATTAAGAATATGATCAACGTCATCTTGTCCTACATATGCCCTCAAAAGAGCAGctag